A section of the Zygosaccharomyces rouxii strain CBS732 chromosome B complete sequence genome encodes:
- the SYO1 gene encoding Syo1p (similar to uniprot|Q7LGT0 Saccharomyces cerevisiae YDL063C) has translation MGKSKKRSRASAARLNPLAGRTAANRSLVKKLDPLLSQLSNGTPNEKAMALASISVICEDPTARSELLRQKLVHVVLSQLINDENTDIVVESFGLLRNLSLEEGYDVSTNLWRSGIWSNIVKGFQQLQQSLPKCEEAPLESRRSLFDYADNLLSLVVALANGSDAILAQVLKEDKLQTIFQVIHSFLQYGLDKLPLVLLNTILDLLYDFSSESFEFIEYVMQDQELAAFVQNLDQSSRGNELTKVLVQGISLQFADMDMSYEKADSIIHNVCSSVQHINWQELQVDVEPLNDQEMVNQEPNLVAQKIKDYTSKRSASLMKLQSIEIAVDLLTATTEMVASLYEETQKKLPESLSETLTKFIPPILTNLQPHLTSRILISWNNLLWLYITLGVNFFQLSDELSSNLWQFISSLPQDDQVDIQLGKWSVVWVLLKTIALQQDSNHWLTGFQLQNNVQFVQNVISVYNKWLESNNVELCEKLIGVLSTLASFQGQIEINRIVGQFILEQLVSERTPPLLLVDLTSSLFEIYADASFDYDEPVYVKDGFQSIITSKVVPHLRQTFKLVDRNKDALLKERCTECFNILDSFIHYKQNERE, from the coding sequence ATGGGTAAATCTAAGAAGAGATCAAGAGCATCTGCAGCTCGTTTGAATCCGTTAGCAGGAAGAACGGCCGCGAACAGAAGTCTGGTTAAGAAGCTAGATCCGCTTTTGTCGCAGTTGTCTAATGGTACTCCCAATGAAAAGGCAATGGCGTTAGCTTCCATCAGTGTCATATGTGAGGATCCTACAGCTAGATCTGAACTTTTAAGGCAGAAATTGGTCCATGTAGTGTTGTCACAATTAatcaatgatgaaaataccGATATAGTTGTGGAATCGTTTGGATTACTGAGAAATCTGTCATTGGAGGAAGGTTATGACGTTTCTACCAATCTTTGGAGGTCAGGAATTTGGTCTAACATTGTAAAAGGATTCCAACAACTGCAGCAATCTTTGCCAAAATGTGAAGAGGCACCTTTGGAGAGTCGGAGAAGCTTGTTTGATTATGCAGATAATTTACTATCACTAGTGGTTGCATTAGCTAATGGATCTGATGCGATTTTGGCacaagttttgaaagagGATAAATTACAAACGATCTTCCAAGTGATTCATTCTTTCTTACAATATGGTTTGGATAAATTACCATTGGTACTATTGAACACCATATTGGATCTGTTGTACGACTTTAGTAGTGAATCGTTTGAATTTATTGAATATGTTATGCAAGATCAAGAACTAGCGGCATTTGTACAAAACTTAGATCAATCTTCAAGGGGTAACGAATTGACTAAAGTACTTGTACAAGGTATTAGCTTACAATTTGCTGATATGGACATGAGTTACGAAAAGGCAGATTCCATCATTCATAACGTTTGTTCATCTGTACAGCATATCAATTGGCAAGAACTACAAGTCGATGTGGAACCATTAAATGATCAGGAAATGGTGAATCAAGAACCTAATCTTGTGGctcaaaagattaaagattATACAAGTAAACGTTCAGCATCGTTAATGAAACTACAAAGTATAGAAATTGCTGTTGATCTTTTAACGGCCACCACAGAGATGGTAGCTTCGTTATATGAAGAAACTCAGAAAAAATTACCTGAGTCATTGTCAGAGACTTTAACCAAATTTATACCACCAATCCTAACAAATTTACAACCACATTTAACTTCACGTATTCTCATATCATGGAATAACTTACTTTGGTTGTACATTACGTTAGGTgttaattttttccaactgTCCGATGAATTGAGCTCTAACCTTTGGCAATTCATTAGTTCATTGCCTCAAGATGATCAAGTTGATATTCAGTTGGGTAAATGGAGTGTAGTTTGGGTTTTGTTAAAGACAATAGCATTGCAACAGGATTCAAATCACTGGTTAACTGGATTCCAATTGCAAAATAACgttcaatttgttcaaaacgTAATTTCAGTGTACAACAAGTGGTTGGAAAGTAATAACGTCGAATTATGCGAAAAATTGATTGGAGTTTTAAGCACTTTAGCCAGCTTCCAAGgtcaaattgaaattaacaGAATTGTTGGTCAGTTCATTTTGGAACAGCTAGTTTCCGAACGTACTCCACCACTACTTTTAGTAGACTTGACTTCATCGctttttgaaatatatGCAGATGCAAGTTTTGATTATGATGAGCCAGTCTACGTCAAAGATGGATTCCAATCGATTATCACATCAAAAGTTGTCCCACATCTAAGGCAAACCTTCAAGTTAGTTGATCGTAATAAGGATGCTTTGTTGAAGGAAAGATGTACAGAATGTTTCAACATTCTTGATAGTTTTATTCACTACAAGCAAAACGAAAGAGAATAA
- the UBC9 gene encoding E2 SUMO-conjugating protein UBC9 (highly similar to uniprot|P50623 Saccharomyces cerevisiae YDL064W UBC9 SUMO-conjugating enzyme involved in the Smt3p conjugation pathway nuclear protein required for S- and M-phase cyclin degradation and mitotic control involved in proteolysis mediated by the anaphase-promoting complex cyclosome (APCC)), translating into MSSLCLQRLQEERKKWRKDHPFGFYAKPCKKADGSMNLQKWEAGIPGKEGTIWQDGVYPITIEYPDEYPSKPPKVKFPAGFYHPNIYPSGTVCLSILNEDQDWRPAITLKQIALGVQDLLDSPNPNSPAQEPAWRAFLRNRADYDKKVATQAKQYTK; encoded by the coding sequence ATGAGCAGTCTCTGTCTACAACGTTTACAAGAGGAGAGAAAGAAGTGGAGGAAAGACCATCCCTTTGGATTTTATGCCAAACCATGCAAGAAGGCAGATGGTTCCATGAATCTGCAGAAATGGGAAGCTGGTATACCTGGGAAAGAAGGTACCATTTGGCAAGATGGTGTTTATCCGATCACTATTGAATATCCTGATGAATACCCATCTAAACCACCCAAAGTCAAGTTTCCGGCTGGATTCTATCATCCAAATATCTATCCAAGTGGTACTGTATGTCTAAGTATATTGAATGAAGATCAGGATTGGAGACCTGCAATCACTTTAAAGCAAATTGCCCTTGGTGTGCAAGATCTTTTGGATTCGCCCAACCCAAACTCACCTGCTCAAGAACCAGCTTGGAGGGCATTTTTAAGAAATAGAGCTGATTACGATAAAAAGGTTGCTACTCAAGCTAAACAGTACACCAAATGA
- the PEX19 gene encoding Pex19p (similar to uniprot|Q07418 Saccharomyces cerevisiae YDL065C PEX19 Chaperone and import receptor for newly-synthesized class I peroxisomal membrane proteins), translating into MSKNEESSQSLGDQDYDELDDLLDEDPSKLEETQEGEQSHEINEKNSGGDEVASGEEGKDNQNEDPEVKQMIADLEEEFGKLMNQDGLNKGDRGADGKQQENFKQILEMLDEASKDTQKGPESSPNASARESGGPTGFKNVVSKTLERLKENGSKVDHNIAQEQDQQDVFTQLLNELTNGEGAPGSSTGEEGVDDAILAILNQMSSKQVLYEPMREMHTEFAKWLDANGSKTNEEDLQKYHRQFELVGRVVQVFERPTYTDDHDRQEVTQLLDQLEQLGDTPVSKAQNNQDQDEFGALDQEMAQNCKQQ; encoded by the coding sequence ATGAGTAAGAACGAGGAATCGTCGCAGTCCCTTGGTGATCAAGATTATGATGAACTAGACGACCTTCTAGATGAAGATCCAAGCAAATTGGAGGAAACACAAGAGGGTGAACAGTCCCATGAGATCAACGAAAAGAACAGCGGTGGAGATGAGGTAGCATCTGGGGAAGAAGGCAAGGATAATCAGAATGAAGATCCAGAAGTTAAACAAATGATTGCTGACCTGGAAGAGGAATTTGGcaaattgatgaaccaGGATGGCCTGAACAAGGGTGATCGTGGTGCCGACGGTAAGCAACAAGAGAACTTTAAGCAAATACTGGAAATGTTGGATGAAGCATCTAAAGATACTCAGAAGGGTCCTGAATCTAGTCCAAACGCCTCTGCTAGAGAGTCCGGAGGTCCTACCGGATTTAAGAACGTAGTTTCCAAGACTTTAGAGAGACTGAAGGAAAATGGATCCAAAGTAGACCATAATATCgcacaagaacaagatcAGCAAGATGTATTCACACAGCTGCTCAACGAATTAACCAACGGTGAAGGTGCACCTGGCAGCAGCACAGGTGAAGAAGGCGTCGACGATGCCATCCTAGCGATTCTGAACCAAATGTCTTCGAAACAAGTACTATATGAACCTATGAGAGAGATGCATACAGAATTTGCCAAATGGCTGGATGCTAACGGAAGCAAGACGAATGAAGAGGATTTACAAAAGTATCATAGACAGTTCGAGCTTGTTGGACGGGTTGTTCAAGTATTCGAAAGACCGACGTATACAGACGACCATGACAGGCAAGAAGTTACCCAACTATTAGATCAATTAGAGCAGTTGGGTGATACCCCAGTAAGTAAGGCCCAGAACAATCAggatcaagatgaatttggtgCATTGGATCAAGAAATGGCACAAAACTGCAAGCAGCAATAG
- the CCW14 gene encoding Ccw14p (some similarities with uniprot|O13547 Saccharomyces cerevisiae YLR390W-A CCW14 Secretory Stress Response protein), with the protein MRTSTVLGSIALAIFSNQVLATPPACLLACVAEVSKNSNKCNALNEIGCICGESSTVHDCLNSKCPNGNSGEAWNSFQSSCQGKSSGSSSSAASSSTSAPSSSSTSSKASSSSSPSSSSTSSKAASSGTNGGASSKATEVASTKASSSPSSTAGSGATHGGSTVETHVVTSTGEAGPVAQTNYVTKHSTVFEGVTNTYTVTSTGSPVTKTVQGGTVLETTTCSTTLGKRDATKTVSSSSSGAANVLQVGSAAMVAAAALLI; encoded by the coding sequence ATGCGTACTTCTACAGTTCTAGGTTCAATCGCTTTAGCAATCTTCAGCAACCAGGTTTTGGCCACACCACCAGCCTGTTTGTTGGCCTGTGTTGCTGAAGtttctaaaaattctaacAAGTGCAATGCATTGAATGAGATCGGTTGCATTTGTGGTGAGTCAAGCACTGTTCATGACTGTTTGAACAGCAAGTGCCCAAATGGTAACTCTGGTGAAGCTTGGAACAGTTTCCAAAGTTCTTGCCAGGGCAAATCGAGtggttcttcctcttctgcTGCTTCTTCCAGCACTTCTGCTCCTAGCTCTTCAAGCACTTCTTCCAAggcttcttcttcctcttctccATCCTCTTCAAGCACTTCTTCCAAGGCTGCTTCTTCTGGTACTAACGGTGGTGCTTCTTCCAAGGCTACTGAAGTTGCCTCTACCAAGGCTTCCAGCTCTCCTTCCTCCACCGCTGGTAGTGGTGCCACCCATGGTGGTAGCACTGTGGAAACACACGTTGTTACCTCCACTGGTGAAGCTGGTCCAGTCGCTCAAACCAACTACGTCACTAAGCACTCTACTGTGTTTGAAGGTGTTACCAATACATACACCGTTACCTCTACTGGTTCTCCAGTAACCAAGACTGTCCAAGGTGGTACCGTTTTGGAAACTACCACCTGTTCTACAACTTTGGGAAAGAGAGATGCTACCAAGACTGTTTCTAGTTCATCTTCAGGTGCTGCTAACGTCTTGCAAGTGGGTTCCGCCGCTATGGTTGCAGCTGCTGCCCTATTGATCTAA
- the ART10 gene encoding Art10p (similar to uniprot|P18634 Saccharomyces cerevisiae YLR392C Hypothetical ORF), with amino-acid sequence MSPQIKLYLNPPKNNQYYSNHDHISGSVSVDFGKPVSIKQINVSFKGFIETMTKIDPVVMRNQAALMSPMQDAKTIHTLVNIGQKVFPPENVLSAIEGDLKPFQLKEGVHEYEFQLPKVPKKPKCLSSHTKGLMTYLDKDRVRLPPSFNNDWKNMLRFDNLDLFFYSFGKILYMVEVQIELGKPKSWYRPFEKVLTEIQLVEFIPQSKDLTFKLDDKPSKEVLESFKNSNGEQEEKTSNKLQTEKATVPTNAPLVDVMTQKPDVRVYRSTYKIGLPDDDSVMWLEARSPNLRRTFRGDPIFAGGSGKFDDIYIVMMGDKALIDRLRVIPTRVQLNLLETVTYLSQGVANQNVSSLKLAEDRIPLEKRSTVLKNSWGRYVQFSSSNPNQCKWECELRLKNHPNLKKLKFNEEDYRHRGNRLYSFKSCSIKRIFSFQLLVDWDIVGFKRQSEIIVDPIQVFADRNGRNQEEALPLYVPPPSYTESTQY; translated from the coding sequence ATGTCACCTCAAATTAAGCTTTATCTGAACCCACCCAAGAACAATCAGTATTACAGCAATCATGATCACATATCAGGAAGTGTATCTGTAGATTTTGGTAAGCCTGTTTCCATCAAGCAAATCAATGTGAGCTTCAAGGGGTTCATTGAAACCATGACCAAGATAGATCCAGTTGTGATGCGGAATCAAGCAGCACTAATGTCACCAATGCAAGATGCAAAGACTATACATACTTTGGTTAACATAGGCCAGAAAGTTTTCCCACCAGAGAACGTTTTAAGTGCAATTGAAGGTGATCTAAAACCGtttcaattgaaggaaGGTGTTCATGAATACGAATTTCAATTACCTAAAGTACCAAAGAAACCAAAGTGCCTTTCCAGTCATACAAAGGGGCTCATGACTTATTTAGATAAGGATCGCGTTAGATTACCGCCAAGTTTTAACAACGACTGGAAAAACATGCTAAGATTCGACAATTTAGATTTATTCTTCTACTCCTTTGGCAAAATCCTTTACATGGTGGAAGtacaaattgaattggGTAAACCCAAATCTTGGTATAgaccatttgaaaaagttttGACAGAAATTCAATTAGTGGAATTCATACCACAATCCAAGGATTTAACTTTTAAACTAGATGATAAACCTTCCAAAGAAGTACTAGAGTCTTTCAAGAATTCTAATGGcgaacaagaggaaaaaactAGTAATAAATTACAAACTGAAAAAGCCACTGTCCCAACAAATGCACCACTAGTAGATGTGATGACTCAAAAGCCAGATGTCAGAGTCTATAGGTCAACTTACAAAATTGGATTACCTGATGATGATAGCGTTATGTGGTTAGAGGCGAGAAGCCCAAATTTGAGAAGGACATTTAGAGGAGACCCAATTTTTGCAGGTGGTAGTGGGAAATTCGATGACATTTATATCGTCATGATGGGCGACAAAGCATTAATAGACAGATTAAGAGTAATTCCAACCAGAGTTCAATTAAACCTTTTAGAAACAGTCACTTATCTATCACAGGGAGTCGCTAATCAAAACGTATCATCCCTAAAATTGGCGGAGGACAGAATTCCATtagagaaaagatcaacagttttaaagaattcttGGGGTCGATATGTGCAATTTAGTTCTAGTAATCCTAATCAATGCAAATGGGAGTGTGAACTACGATTGAAAAACCatccaaatttgaaaaaattgaaatttaacGAAGAGGACTACAGACATCGTGGTAATCGTCTCTACAGTTTTAAAAGTTGTTCcatcaagagaattttcTCATTTCAATTGTTGGTCGATTGGGATATTGTAGGTTTCAAGAGACAGAGTGAAATTATAGTGGATCCAATACAAGTCTTCGCTGACCGTAACGGCAGGAACCAAGAGGAAGCACTCCCGCTTTATGTGCCGCCACCTAGCTATACTGAAAGTACGCAATACTAA
- the ATP10 gene encoding Atp10p (similar to uniprot|P18496 Saccharomyces cerevisiae YLR393W ATP10 Mitochondrial inner membrane protein required for assembly of the F0 sector of mitochondrial F1F0 ATP synthase interacts genetically with ATP6) yields the protein MRSFTSGFKSFSTHSTQSFFKKFYQDVVDVAPKEFKLEELKRPIGLAQPPSKATVYSRGNSFRDLFDREKTNKRSKELGLEFSKSGMYDIHIFRKTNGKLFTSPPSYWRSDKSLYFPHITGLSLKDGQVSLEDTLRGKVSVVRLFSSKVGDDLCKQYLQNDELKLNYLEPSASQSLQSKGIQTVDVNFVDSGIKYALMKLFIGRLRSAVPAYRHSHYLLADREQLPFNVRETLQINNVYTGFTIVVDPALKIRWMASGSATTDEFKTLWKCVKRIREESFH from the coding sequence ATGAGATCCTTTACTAGTGGATTCAAGTCCTTTAGTACGCATAGCACtcaaagtttcttcaagaaattttaccaagacGTTGTGGATGTAGCACCCAAGGAGTTCAAACTAgaagagttgaaaagaCCTATCGGGCTAGCACAACCCCCTAGCAAGGCTACTGTTTACTCTAGAGGTAATTCTTTTAGAGATTTGTTTGATAGGGAGAAAACTAATAAGAGAAGTAAAGAATTGGGACTGGAATTCAGTAAATCTGGGATGTACGATATCCATATCTTTAGAAAAACCAATGGTAAACTGTTTACATCACCACCATCCTATTGGCGTTCTGACAAATCACTTTATTTTCCACATATTACTGGATTATCGTTAAAGGATGGCCAAGTGTCTTTGGAAGATACACTAAGAGGCAAGGTATCTGTGGTGAGACTATTTAGTAGTaaagttggtgatgatcTTTGCAAACAGTATTTACAGAACGATGAATTGAAACTGAACTACTTGGAGCCCAGTGCCTCCCAATCGCTGCAATCGAAGGGAATCCAAACCGTCGACGTTAATTTTGTTGATAGTGGGATCAAATACGCGCTTATGAAGTTGTTCATAGGGCGTCTCAGATCTGCTGTACCGGCTTATCGTCACTCTCACTATTTGTTAGCCGATAGGGAACAATTGCCTTTCAACGTTAGAGAGACTTTGCAGATCAATAACGTTTATACAGGGTTTACGATCGTTGTAGATCCGGCACTCAAGATTAGATGGATGGCAAGTGGTAGTGCTACGACTGACGAATTTAAGACTTTGTGGAAGTGCGTGAAGAGAATTCGTGAGGAATCTTTccattga
- the IDP1 gene encoding isocitrate dehydrogenase (NADP(+)) IDP1 (highly similar to uniprot|P21954 Saccharomyces cerevisiae YDL066W IDP1 Mitochondrial NADP-specific isocitrate dehydrogenase catalyzes the oxidation of isocitrate to alpha-ketoglutarate not required for mitochondrial respiration and may function to divert alpha-ketoglutarate to biosynthetic processes) has product MFARRCFSTTSVVSKIKVKNPIVELDGDEMTRIIWDKIKSKLLLPYVDVDLKYYDLSVTSRDATGDQITHDAANAIKKYGVGVKCATITPDEARVKEYNLKKMWKSPNGTIRNILGGTVFREPIVIPRIPRLVPGWEKPIIIGRHAHADQYKATDTLVAKPGKLELVHRPEDGSEPTTLEVYDYKGPGVALAMYNTDESIRGFGHASFKLALDKKLNLYLSTKNTILKKYDGRFKDIFQELYDTQYKAEFEKAGIFYEHRLIDDMVAQMVKSKGGFIMALKNYDGDVQSDIVAQGFGSLGLMTSVLITPDGKTFESEAAHGTVTRHYRQHQQGRETSTNSIASIFAWSRGLAKRGELDSTPEVTKFANLLESATLDTVQKDGIMTKDLAFACGKNDRSAWVTTNEFLEAVEKRLKSEIQTVD; this is encoded by the coding sequence ATGTTCGCCAGAAGATGCTTTTCCACCACATCGGTGGTCTCAAAGATTAAGGTTAAGAATCCCATTGTTGAATTAGACGGTGATGAGATGACTCGTATCATTTGGGACAAGATTAAATCTAAATTGTTATTGCCCTATGTTGATGTAGATTTGAAGTACTACGATCTTTCAGTCACTTCTCGTGATGCTACAGGCGATCAAATTACTCATGATGCTGCTAATGCAATCAAAAAGTATGGTGTTGGTGTTAAGTGTGCCACGATTACTCCAGATGAAGCTCGTGTTAAGGAGtacaatttgaaaaaaatgtgGAAATCACCAAATGGTACCATTAGAAACATCCTTGGTGGTACTGTGTTCAGAGAACCAATTGTTATCCCAAGAATTCCCAGACTAGTGCCAGGATGGGAAAAGCCAATTATTATCGGTAGACACGCTCATGCTGATCAGTACAAGGCAACCGATACTTTAGTTGCTAAGCctggtaaattggaattggttcaCAGACCAGAGGATGGATCTGAACCAACTACTTTGGAAGTCTATGATTACAAGGGTCCTGGTGTTGCACTTGCCATGTACAACACTGATGAATCAATTCGTGGATTCGGTCATGcctctttcaaattagcCCTtgacaagaaattgaactTGTACCTGTCCACAAAGAACACAATTCTAAAGAAGTACGACGGTCGTTTCAAGgatattttccaagaattgtACGACACTCAATACAAAGCTGAATTCGAAAAAGCCGGTATCTTTTATGAACACCGTCTAATCGATGACATGGTTGCCCAAATGGTTAAGTCTAAGGGTGGATTTATCATGgcattgaagaattacgATGGTGATGTTCAATCTGATATCGTGGCTCAAGGTTTCGGTTCTCTTGGTTTAATGACATCAGTTTTGATTACTCCTGATGGTAAAACTTTTGAATCAGAGGCTGCCCATGGTACCGTCACTAGACATTACAGACAACATCAACAAGGTAGGGAAACCTCTAccaattcaattgcttCTATCTTTGCATGGTCCAGAGGTCTAGCTAAAAGAGGTGAATTGGATAGCACCCCAGAGGTTACCAAATTTGCCAACTTGCTAGAATCTGCCACTTTGGATACTGTTCAAAAAGATGGTATTATGACCAAGGACTTGGCCTTCGCATGTGGTAAGAACGACAGATCCGCTTGGGTTACCACCAACGAATTCTTGGAAGCAGTCgagaaaagattaaagagCGAAATTCAAACTGTGgattaa